The Poseidonibacter lekithochrous region TAATAGCTTTTGAGTTAGGTTTTGAAAAAGAGTTTGATTATAAAAAAAGTGAAGATATATTTAAAGAGTTTCAAGAGATGACAAAACTAAATCCCCATCTAAATATCTATGATACATCTTATTCACAACTAAAAGAAGAACCTTTTATTTGGGGTGAAGAAATCAGAGAAAAAAAAGAATTTTTCACATCAAATAAAAAAGCTAATTTACACTTTGTTCAAAACAAACTATTAAGTGAAAAAGCTAATCTAAAATATCCATTTATATTACTTACAGGAAGAACAAGAGATCAATGGCATACAGGAACAAAAACAAATCTTCCTAGAACTTTACTTAAATTCAAAGAGTTAAACTTCTGTGAGATTAATACTAAAAATGCAAAAGATTTAAATATTAAAGATGGAGATTTAATCAAGATATCTTCTATTAGAGGAGAGATAGAATCTAAAGCTTTAGTAAGTGATAATATTAGAGTTGATACTATTTTCTTGCCAGTTAGTCATAGAGGAATTAACTATCTTACAAATGATTTATTAGACAAAGAATCTTTTCAGCCTGACTATAATCACTCTGCTGTAAAAATCGAATTACTTAAAAATCAATCATAAACTTAATTTTACATTAAATATATTCACTTTATATTTAATGTAATCTTTTTCTTATCAATTGTCTATTTTTTATATACCTTAACTTTAAATCTACATAAATTTTACATTAGAATAGTAAGTATAAATACTATTTGGAGTAAGAAATAATGAAAGTTTTTGAAGAAGCCTACAACTTAAGAAATAAGAAAATCAATAAAATTGAGAAGATAAAAGAAGAAAAAATTCCCTTAGAATTTTTTGCAAAATTTGAAGAATTATGCAAAGGTTCATATGAAGAAAATATCACAGCAAGTGATACAAAACACTTCCTAAAATGTTTTGGAATTTATGATAAAGGAAATAGTGATTCTTTTGTAATTAGAATTAGAATACCAGGTGGACAGCTTTCAATTGAACAAGCTTTAAAATTATCTCAAACTGCTAAAAAATACGGAAATGATTATATAGATATTACAACTAGAGGACAACTAGAATTTAGATATTTAAAATTTAGTGAACTTCCTACAGTTTTAAATGAATTAGAATCAGTAGGTATTACTACTTTCCAATGTGCAGGGGATAACTTCAGAGGTGCTGTAACTTCACCACTTGATGGATATTCAAAAACTTCTCCAATAGATACGATGCCATTATTAGAACAAATGCAAGATGTCTTCTTGAAAAATGAAGACTGGATAGGAACACTTCCTAGAAAATTCAATACTGCTATTTTAGGAGATACAGTAAATACATGTAACATCTTTGGAAATGACTGTGCTTTTGCCCTAGCTTCTAAAAATGGTGAATATGGATTTAACTTATACCTAGGTGGAAAAGTTGGAGTTCAAGCAAGACCTTTAAATCTTTTTGTTAAACCAAATCAAGTAAAAGACGTATTTGAAACAGTAATCAAACTATTTAAATCTTATGGTTTTAGAGATAACAGAAACAAAAATAGATTAAATTTCCTATTAGATGCTGTAAGTTTAGAAGAGTTTGCAAAAGGAATTATTGAGTTCTCAAAACTTCCTTTAGATGAAGCAGGAGAATTATTAGTAAAAGAAGAGTTTACTTTGGATGATACTTCTACTATTGAGCTAAAGAATAATAAAAGTGCTATTCACTTTGGTATTCCATCTGGAATTTTTTGTGGAAAAGACTTGGAAGAAGCTGCATTATTAGCACAAAACTATGATGGAATTATTAGACTTACTTTCGAGCAGAGTTTTTATATTATTACAGATACTTCAAATATTCAAGATATTAAAACTTCACCTTTATATACTAAATATGATTCTTACCACAATATTTATTTTAACAATCAAATTGCCTGTGCAGGTACAAATGAGTGTTCTTTTGGAGTAATTCCAAATAAACCAGATGCTATAGAAATGGCTATGTATTTAAACAAACATATTCCAATAGAGAATGGAAAAGTAAGAATGTACTGGTCAGCCTGTCCAAAAGGATGTGGTATTCACGGTGTTGCAGATATTGGATTTGAGGGAGCTAAGGCTAAAGATGAAGAAGGAAACTCTTGTTATGGAGTAAAAATCTTCATTGGTGGAAAAGCTGCAAACTCAATACTTGAAGCTAGACAATTAACAAAAGCTATTCCTCTTCCTAAAGCACAAGAAGTTACAAAAGAATTATTAAGTATTTACAAAAGTGCAAAACTTGAAAATGAAACTTTTGAGAGTTTTGATACAAGAGTTTTAGCCAATTTAGAGATAGAAGAAATTCAAAGTAGAATAGGACTTTAATCATGAGCACCAACGAAACTACTCCATTAGAAAGCTTTATAAATCACAAAGCAGATACAAATATGCAATGTGGAAATTATAGTATTGATATTCCTAAACCCAAAGAGGGAGAACAATATAGATTTCACTTTGATGCAACTGCTTGTGTTGGTTGTCACTGTTGTGAAGTTGCTTGTAATGAACAAAATAATAATCCAAGTGATATTAAATGGAGAAGAGTAGGAGAGCTTCAAAGTGGAATTTTCCCAAAAGTAACTAATCATTTTAATTCAATGTCATGTAATCACTGTGTTGACCCAGAGTGTCTAAAAGGTTGTCCAACTGAATCTTATATCAAGTTTGATAATGGAATTGTTTTCCATGATGATGATACATGTATTGGCTGTCAATACTGTACTTGGAACTGTCCTTATGAGGTTCCAGTATTCAATGAAGACAGAGGAATAGTAACTAAGTGTCATATGTGTCATGATAAACTTGAAGTTGGTCAAACTCCTGCATGTGTACAAGCCTGTCCAGCAGGAGCAATTGCAATAGAGATTGTAAATGTAAAAGATTGGGTAGAAAAAGACATGGCAAAGCAAGGTGTTGCACCTCATCTACCAAATATCGAAATTACAAAACCTACAACAAGATATACAATTGACCCTGAGGAAAATACTCAAAAAGTAACTCCTGCTGATGATCATATAATCAAACCAAACCATTCTGAATGGCCATTAGTATTTATGACTATCTTAACTCAAATATCTGTAGGTGGATTTGCTACACTTGTTTTAGGTGAGTTTATTAATCTGCTTGGATTTAATCTTGCTCAGCCTAATATATGGATGATGATTGCTGTATTTATTCCTGCTGCTATTGGATTGCCTTTATCAGCACTACACCTAGGACGTCCGGGACTTGCATATACTGCAATGAAGAATATCAAAACATCATGGTTAAGTAGAGAGGCTTTAGCACTTGGTGTTTATGCAGGTGGTCTTACACTACTAATTGCTATATTCTTTTTTGATTTTTCTCAAACATTTAGATTTATAATAGAACTTGGTGTTCTTGCAACTGGTATATATGGTATTTATGCTCAATCTATGATTTATAGAATCAAAGCACGTCCATCATGGAATAAAAAAGAGACAAGTAAAATATTCTTCTTTGTTTCATATATAGGTTTATTACTTATTACTCTTATTTTAACACTAATGGAAGAGTATACAACAGCAGGTGTAGTATTGCCATTTGCACTATTTCTTGGATACTTTCAATATGAAGAATTTTCAAAACAGAAGAGTTTCTATAAAGGTTTAGATGAAGACAAAGATGAAAACTTCTACCAGTTAAATAAAACAAAAATTTTATATGAAAACAACTTCTTAAAACACAATGACTATAGAGAAAGGTCGCTGATTATTGGGGCATTATCTCTTCCCTTACTTGCTATGTTATTACTAGCTAGTGGAAACTATTCAAGTACTATTTTGGTTTTAGGTTTAAGTATTGTTATTTCATTTTCAAGTGAAGTAGTATCTAGACTTTTATTTTATAAAACAGCAGTTGCTCTTGGACTTGCTGGGAATTTCTTCGCTGGGAATCAAAGGGGCTAATATGTTAAACAAAATTAAAAACTTCAATGTAAAAGATTTTTTGGGTTTAGATATCAAAAATGATAAGTACTCTCTAGTAGATGATAAGGTATTTGGAAAAGTAGCAAAAGAAAAAGCTCCTACTTCATGGGTAAGATCTACTTGTGGATATTGTGGAGTTGGCTGTGGTTTATACATAGGTGTAAAAGATGGTAAGCCTACATATACTAAAGGTGACCCTGCACATCCTGTAAACAAAGGAACACTTTGTCCAAAGGGTCTATCTGAGCACGAAATGGTACAGTCAGAAAATAGATATACAAAACCAATGATTAGAAAAAAAGGTCAATTAGTAGAATCCACTTGGGACGAGGTATTTAAAACTACTAGTGATAAATTCAAAGATATCCAAGCCAAACATGGAAATGGTGCAGTAGCAGTTGTATCAACGGGACAGCTTTTAAGTGAGGAGTTTTATACTCTTGGGAAGTTTGTACAACTAGGTCTAAAAACAAATAACTATGATGGAAATACAACACTTTGTATGGCTAGTGCTGTTATGGGATATAAACAAACATTTGGTTCAGATGGGCCAGTTGGGTGTTATGAAGATTTTTCATATGCTGATACTATTATGTTAATAGGGGCGAATATTGCAGATAATCACCCTATTTTGAAACTACATATTGCAAAAAATAAGAAGATTACGGGTAAGAAACCTAAGATTATTGTAATTGACCCTAGATTTTCAAAGACTGCTAAGATGGCAGATATGTTTGTACCGATAAAGCCTAGAAGTGATTTAGCACTTATGAATGGTCTTGCTTATATTATCTTAGAGCAAGGTTGGGAAGATGAGAAGTTTATATCTGATAGAACTACTGGTTTCAAAGAGTTTAGAAAACATATCATGGCTAACTACACTCCACAAGAAGTAGCAAATACTACAGGTATTGAAGTAAAAGACCTATATGAACTAGCACGAGTATATGCTAAATCACCAGCAGCTATGAGCGCATGGACTATGGGAGTAAATCAAAGCTCGCTAGGAACTGATACAGTAAGTGCTATATGTAATCTTGCACTTATCACTGGAAATCTAGGAAGAAAAGGTGCAACTGCTCTTTCTATTACTGGACAGTGTAATGCTATGGGGACTAGAGAGACTGGATTTACTTCATCAATTCCGGGATATAGAAACTTTGCAAGCTCATATAATAGAGAAGAGTATGCAACAATAGTAAATGTACCCGTAGAAGATGTACCAACTGCTAGGGGGTATTCTTATCCACAGATTATTGATGCTATTGAGAGAGGTGAAATAAAAGCCTTATGGTTAGTAGCTACTAATCCATTAGTATCTTTCCCTGATCAAAAGAAACTAAGACGAGCACTAAATAAACTAGAACTTCTAGTAGTTCAAGATGCTTTTAAAAGTGAAACTGCTTTTAAAGCTGATGTTGTTTTTAGTGCGGCTACTTGGAGTGAAAAAGAAGGTACATATACAAACTCTGAGCGAAGATGTAATAGAGCTAGAAAAGCAGTAGAGCCACTAGGAGATACAAAAAGTGACTTTGATATTGTATTAGAGTTTTCTAAGTACTTTGAAGGTGTAAATGAAAGGCTATATCCTAACTGGTCTAAACCTATAGATGCTTTTAATGAGTGGAAAAAAGTAAGTGATGGAAGACTATGTGATTATACAGGAATGACATATGAATTAATCGAAGAATTAGGAGGTATTCAATGGCCATGTAATAAGGCAAATCCAAAAGGAACACCAAGACTTTACAGTGAAGATATGCCATGTCCTACAGAAGATGGAAAAGCAAAATTATTAGCTCTGGATTGGCTTCCTATGAGTGAACCTCAAAATAGCTCTTTCCCTCTTATTCTAAATACAGGTAGAACAGTAGAGCAATGGCATACAAGAACTAAAACAAAAACTATTTCAATACTAAATGATTTAGCACCAGAAGCATGGATTGAGATTAATCCAGAAGATGCAAAAAAACTAGAAGTTAAAAGTGGTGATAGACTTGATATCAGCTCAATTAGAGGAAGAATCAAAGATATTATTGTGCGAGAATCACAAAACGTAAGAGTAGGAAATATATTCGTACCTTTCCACTATAACGAACAGTTAATAAACACTATTACAAAAGCAGAGTTCGACCCTAAGTCTTTTGAACCAAACTATAAACAGTGTGCAGTTCAACTACATAGTATAAAAGTACCAAATGGTATAAAGTTTGTGGAAGAAGAAATAGCTGGGGAGTTGGAGCATGTGGTAGTTAAGAATGAAGAAGTTTTTGCAAGGGAGATAGTCAAAGAAAAAGAGATTTGTGATTAATCTCTTTTTATAATAAATTTATATATTAATTGGATATAGTGTTCCTTTAATAAATAGTTATGATATAAGGAAAGAATTGAAATATCTGTTATCTTTTATAATCACATTTTTACTAGTATTATTTTTAAGTAGTTCCATACTAATTGATACACCTTGGTTTTCTGATAATTTATTAAACTTTGGAAGTGAAAATAATTTTCCTATTTTTATAGTATTACAAAATATACAATTCTTTACTTTTTTATTTTTAACAACTTTTGTTATATCATATATCCATTATTCTAGGAAAGTATATGGGAATAGTATTAAAAAAAATGTAATGTTTTATATGGGTACATTTTTTGGAATAATTATTGTTTTAAATTTATTACAAACTTATTATTCAATAGTTTCATCAGAAGAAACATTGAAAGAAATGAAATATTCATCAAATTCATATTTAAAAGGTAAATTAACAATTTCAGATGCAATGGAGATATATGCTAAGAATAATATTTTAATTGACTATTATGATTATAATAATACAATTCAAAAATTTAAACCAACTAAACAAGATATGGAATATCAAAAAAATGTACAGTGGCTTCAATTTAAAAAGAATATAATACCACTAAAAATAGTATTCTCATTTTTTGTATTTATTACTATATTTAGTTTAGGGAATTACCTTGCTAATAAAAAGCATAACAAATCTTTGAAGTGAACGAAGGTATACTAACGGTAATTTAAGCTTTAAATCTTAAAAAACTAAAATGTAGTTTAATAGTCTATGTGATCAAAAGTACTAAACTATAAAGTGTTCTTTTCAACTTCATAAACAAAGTTATTAATATATATCAGTCTGATATAATCATCTAAAATATTAAATAATACAGGAGAAAAATAATGTATAAATTTGTAGATTATTTAGCATATAGATTTATAATGTTTTGCAAAAAAAGTATTTTTAGGATTATTGTCATAATGATCAGTACTTATTTTCTAGTACTTTATATGTTTGGAGAAATTGAAAAAAGTACGGGAGAGGCATTACCTCCATACTTTAATTATGGATTAGTTTTTATTTATATGGTTTTTCATTTTAGAATTACCTATGTACTTAGAAAACTTAATGAACCTGAGAAATAATCTAAAATCTAAAATTTCGGGGACAGTTTACTTAATTAAAAAATATTTTATATATCCCCGAAACTTTTCAATCCACACTTAAAAAGTAATTTTATTTATTGCACTTAGTGCTTCATTGATTTCAAATATCTTAGTTCTTATATCACTAAATCCAAAAGCTTCTAATCTTTTTGTATGTTTAGTAGCATATCTATTTGCATCATTTATATTATCAAACACATATACTCCTCCACCCTCTTTAGTCTCTTCATTTTCTGTCCAAATTTTCCATATTAAACCCTCTTCATTTGCTATATCATGGGCTAGGTCTGTCATAGTTTCTGTGAATTTTTCTTTAAATGGCCCTTGATATGGAAAATCTACTTGTAAAAGGTATTTCATGTTATACTCCTATTGATTTTGTATAAGAAATTATATATGAAATTTAAATTAATGTCAACTAGGTTTACAATGTCTTTATGTTTTTTATCTATGGAAACTAGTAAAGTTTTCAATAAACGAATCTTAGAAAGTTTAGAAGAATCAGGTTTTGAAGGCCTAAGTGAAGCACTTATAGTTCTTTTTCCATATATTTATGAAGAGCAGATTATTACTTCTGCAAAATTAGCAAAAAAAGTTGGTTATTCACGACAAGCTATGCACAAAAATATAAAAAAACTTGTTGATTTTGAATATATCATCTTAGTTTCACACAATGAAAAAGAGAAAAGCATAGAGTTAACACCTAAAGGTTTAGAGTTAATTAACAAAGCAAATGAGTATATTTCAAATGTAGAAAAAGACTTATCCAAACTAATTGGAAAAAAAGAATTAGATAAATATAAAGAGACTCAAAGTAAGATTTACGAGTATTTAGAAAACACGAAATAGTTATATAAATACAAGATTTATTCTCCCCTATTTCTAGGGAAGAATATTGATTCTAATAAAGACTAAAAGCCACCAAGTTTTAAAATAATTGGAACTGCAACTACTGCAAAACATCCCATAATAACCATACCTATACTAGCAAAGGCAGCAGATAGAGGACTAATAGCTAAAGCTCTAGCAATTCCAAAAGCATGGGCAGTAATACCTAAAACCAAACCTTGCAAGGCTTCATCTTTTACTTTTAGTAGTTTTAATAACATAGGAACTACAATAACTCCCGGTAATCCAGTACTAAATACTCCAATAACAACTAATGGAAATGACCCATCTGTTAATGCAGCTATTTCTAAGGCAATGGGTAGAGTAATTGATTTTGTGCTTAATGCCTCAACCATTGCATCAGGAAGACCAAATAGTGTTCCTAAAAATAGTGCCGATACAAATATCCCAATTCCAGAAATCAAAGTCGCACTTAATACTAGTGATAAAGAAGACCTAACTTTCTTTAGGTTCTGATATACAGGAACTGCCAAAGCCACAATAGCAGGAGCAATTAAATAATTGAATATTTGTGTTCCGTCTTTGTACTGCTCATAAGAAATATCAAATATACTCATAATAGCAATGATCAGAATAATAGTAATAAGTACAGGGTTTAATAAAGAGTTTTTATTAAAATGTACGAAAATCTTCTCACTGATTATAAAAACTGATAATGTTAGAAAAATCATAAATAATGGATGTTCAAACATTATGATTCCTCCTCTATACTATTTTCATTTGATACTAATTTTTTCTTTGAGAACTTATCTAATAAATATTTGATAATCCAAATAGTAGCTACTGTAATAAATACTGCAAGTAACAGTGCAATAAATGAAGCTCCTAACATTGCAATTAATTGTGAATCAAATGTCACAAATAATTCTTTGATTCCTACCCCAATAGGAACTAACATAAGTGGTAAGTATTTTAGAAGTGTTCCTGCTGATTCCCCAATCTCATCAGAAATTTTTCCTTTTATACTAAAATATACAAACAATACTAATAGCCCAATAATTGACCCTGGAATATTAAGATTTGTTTGTTCTACAAGATATTCGCTTCCTAGCAATATTGCAAAAATAAATACATAACCTTGCATACAATCTCCTCTCCTTAATAGTTTAACCCATGATTATAATTGTATGATATGAGAATAGAATGACAAAATAATTATTTTTTAGTATTTATTTTCTTTATAACTATAAATTTAATGTAAAACTAAGCTATAAATACATATTTGCATTACTACAATTAAATATATAAAGTAAATTAATTGAATATTAAGATTGAGTATTTTATATACATCTTTACTCCTCACAAATTCTTCCTATCTGCCATAATAATTACATAAGAGTAAGAAGGAAGACTTATGAAAGAGAAACTAATAGTTATTGGGAACGGAATGAGTGGTTTACGAACCATTGAGGATTTGTTTGATATACAAAAAGATAAATATGATATTACGATTTTTGGTGAGGAGCCACACTTAAATTATAATAGAATCATGTTATCTTATCTATTATCAGGTGAAAAAACTTTTGAAGATACTATCATCAATCACCAAACTTGGTACGATGAACACAACATCACTTTACACAAAGGTGATAAAGTAATCAAAATCAATAAAGAAGATAAAAAAGTAATAAGTGAGAGTGGTAAGGAGCTACCTTATGACAAATTACTAATAGCTACGGGTTCAAACTCTTTCATACCTCACACAATTGGAAGTGATTTAGAAAATGTTATTGGCTTTAGAACAAAACTAGATAGTGATACTATCTTGGATTTAATATCTAAGGATAAAACAGCAGTAGTTGTAGGTGGTGGTCTTCTAGGACTTGAAGCAGCTTATGGTATTGCAATGCATGGAATTAAAACTATTTTAGTTCATAGAAGTGGCTCAATCATGAGCCAACAGCTAGACCGTACGGGAGGAAGACTTCTTCAAAAAAATCTAGAATCTTACGGAATAGAGTTCAAACTAAATACTACTATTGAAAAAATTGAAGGTAAAAGTAAAGTTGAGCGTGTAACTTTCACAGATGGACAAACTGTAGAGTCAAATATCGTAGTATTTGCTACGGGAATTGTTCCAAATACAGCACTAGCAAAAGAGGCAGGACTAGATACAAAAAAAGGTATTTTAGTAAATGACCATCTTCAAACATCAGATAAAAACATCTTCGCTATTGGAGAGTGTGCAGAACATAAGGGAAATACTTATGGATTAGTAGCTCCACTATATGAACAAGCAAAGTTTTGTGCTAAAAAACTAGCAGAGAAAG contains the following coding sequences:
- a CDS encoding MarR family winged helix-turn-helix transcriptional regulator — its product is MKFKLMSTRFTMSLCFLSMETSKVFNKRILESLEESGFEGLSEALIVLFPYIYEEQIITSAKLAKKVGYSRQAMHKNIKKLVDFEYIILVSHNEKEKSIELTPKGLELINKANEYISNVEKDLSKLIGKKELDKYKETQSKIYEYLENTK
- a CDS encoding LrgB family protein, with product MFEHPLFMIFLTLSVFIISEKIFVHFNKNSLLNPVLITIILIIAIMSIFDISYEQYKDGTQIFNYLIAPAIVALAVPVYQNLKKVRSSLSLVLSATLISGIGIFVSALFLGTLFGLPDAMVEALSTKSITLPIALEIAALTDGSFPLVVIGVFSTGLPGVIVVPMLLKLLKVKDEALQGLVLGITAHAFGIARALAISPLSAAFASIGMVIMGCFAVVAVPIILKLGGF
- a CDS encoding CidA/LrgA family protein, which produces MQGYVFIFAILLGSEYLVEQTNLNIPGSIIGLLVLFVYFSIKGKISDEIGESAGTLLKYLPLMLVPIGVGIKELFVTFDSQLIAMLGASFIALLLAVFITVATIWIIKYLLDKFSKKKLVSNENSIEEES
- a CDS encoding DmsC/YnfH family molybdoenzyme membrane anchor subunit, with protein sequence MSTNETTPLESFINHKADTNMQCGNYSIDIPKPKEGEQYRFHFDATACVGCHCCEVACNEQNNNPSDIKWRRVGELQSGIFPKVTNHFNSMSCNHCVDPECLKGCPTESYIKFDNGIVFHDDDTCIGCQYCTWNCPYEVPVFNEDRGIVTKCHMCHDKLEVGQTPACVQACPAGAIAIEIVNVKDWVEKDMAKQGVAPHLPNIEITKPTTRYTIDPEENTQKVTPADDHIIKPNHSEWPLVFMTILTQISVGGFATLVLGEFINLLGFNLAQPNIWMMIAVFIPAAIGLPLSALHLGRPGLAYTAMKNIKTSWLSREALALGVYAGGLTLLIAIFFFDFSQTFRFIIELGVLATGIYGIYAQSMIYRIKARPSWNKKETSKIFFFVSYIGLLLITLILTLMEEYTTAGVVLPFALFLGYFQYEEFSKQKSFYKGLDEDKDENFYQLNKTKILYENNFLKHNDYRERSLIIGALSLPLLAMLLLASGNYSSTILVLGLSIVISFSSEVVSRLLFYKTAVALGLAGNFFAGNQRG
- a CDS encoding monooxygenase codes for the protein MKYLLQVDFPYQGPFKEKFTETMTDLAHDIANEEGLIWKIWTENEETKEGGGVYVFDNINDANRYATKHTKRLEAFGFSDIRTKIFEINEALSAINKITF
- a CDS encoding molybdopterin oxidoreductase family protein; the encoded protein is MLNKIKNFNVKDFLGLDIKNDKYSLVDDKVFGKVAKEKAPTSWVRSTCGYCGVGCGLYIGVKDGKPTYTKGDPAHPVNKGTLCPKGLSEHEMVQSENRYTKPMIRKKGQLVESTWDEVFKTTSDKFKDIQAKHGNGAVAVVSTGQLLSEEFYTLGKFVQLGLKTNNYDGNTTLCMASAVMGYKQTFGSDGPVGCYEDFSYADTIMLIGANIADNHPILKLHIAKNKKITGKKPKIIVIDPRFSKTAKMADMFVPIKPRSDLALMNGLAYIILEQGWEDEKFISDRTTGFKEFRKHIMANYTPQEVANTTGIEVKDLYELARVYAKSPAAMSAWTMGVNQSSLGTDTVSAICNLALITGNLGRKGATALSITGQCNAMGTRETGFTSSIPGYRNFASSYNREEYATIVNVPVEDVPTARGYSYPQIIDAIERGEIKALWLVATNPLVSFPDQKKLRRALNKLELLVVQDAFKSETAFKADVVFSAATWSEKEGTYTNSERRCNRARKAVEPLGDTKSDFDIVLEFSKYFEGVNERLYPNWSKPIDAFNEWKKVSDGRLCDYTGMTYELIEELGGIQWPCNKANPKGTPRLYSEDMPCPTEDGKAKLLALDWLPMSEPQNSSFPLILNTGRTVEQWHTRTKTKTISILNDLAPEAWIEINPEDAKKLEVKSGDRLDISSIRGRIKDIIVRESQNVRVGNIFVPFHYNEQLINTITKAEFDPKSFEPNYKQCAVQLHSIKVPNGIKFVEEEIAGELEHVVVKNEEVFAREIVKEKEICD